From one Caldithrix abyssi DSM 13497 genomic stretch:
- a CDS encoding MerR family transcriptional regulator, with the protein MKQTKKMLYPIGMVAKMFNISVSTIRLYENEGLIIPIKSQGQHRYFTPADIQRLECIRDLIEKKGLNFAGIRLMLSTIPCWDLKPCTSEDRLNCDAYYKSQVPCWMVENKGERCKNENCAECPVYQESAQCANIKVILKKYWRTPLDED; encoded by the coding sequence ATGAAACAAACAAAAAAGATGCTCTACCCTATTGGTATGGTGGCAAAGATGTTTAACATCTCTGTTTCCACCATCCGCCTGTACGAAAACGAAGGGCTGATTATCCCCATCAAAAGTCAGGGGCAGCACCGCTATTTTACCCCGGCAGATATTCAGCGTCTGGAGTGTATTCGTGATTTGATCGAAAAGAAAGGCTTAAACTTTGCCGGTATTCGCTTAATGCTCTCCACCATCCCCTGCTGGGATTTGAAACCCTGCACCAGCGAAGATCGGCTGAACTGCGACGCCTATTACAAATCTCAGGTTCCCTGCTGGATGGTGGAAAACAAGGGAGAACGATGTAAAAATGAAAACTGTGCGGAATGCCCGGTTTATCAGGAATCCGCTCAATGTGCGAATATCAAAGTTATCTTGAAAAAATATTGGAGGACGCCCTTAGATGAAGACTAA
- a CDS encoding DsrE/DsrF/DrsH-like family protein, whose product MAEEKIKKVSIIISKGSLEGVYPGLIMANGARMEGIEANVFFTFFGLEAIIKKKMDKLKVATVGNPAMHIPSILGILPGMSAFATKMMKKEMEKLDIPPVSEFIEMIHDAGGKLYACKATVDMFHLTKDDFCDEVDDIINVAKFYEVAAGGQIIFT is encoded by the coding sequence AGAAAAAATTAAAAAGGTATCCATCATCATTTCAAAAGGTTCGCTGGAAGGCGTTTACCCTGGTTTGATTATGGCCAACGGCGCCAGAATGGAAGGTATTGAAGCCAATGTATTTTTTACCTTCTTTGGCCTGGAAGCCATTATCAAGAAAAAAATGGATAAACTGAAGGTAGCCACCGTTGGCAATCCGGCAATGCACATCCCTTCCATTCTGGGCATTTTGCCCGGTATGTCCGCCTTTGCCACAAAAATGATGAAAAAGGAAATGGAAAAACTGGACATCCCGCCAGTAAGCGAATTCATCGAAATGATTCACGACGCCGGCGGAAAACTCTACGCCTGCAAAGCCACGGTCGATATGTTCCATTTAACCAAAGACGATTTTTGTGATGAGGTTGACGACATCATCAATGTGGCCAAATTTTACGAAGTGGCCGCTGGCGGACAAATAATTTTTACCTGA